The proteins below are encoded in one region of Planctopirus limnophila DSM 3776:
- a CDS encoding NADH-quinone oxidoreductase subunit B, producing the protein MAIAQPPGSGGASATPGSSAPFVNPQKGLPDNVFLTTLNAASSWARKNSLWPMPFATACCGIELMATASSRHDLARFGAEVMRFSPRQCDLMIVAGRVAMKMMPVLQRIWLQMPEPKWCISMGACACTGGVFDTYAVVQGIDRFIPVDLYVPGCPPRPEQLIAGIMQIQDLVQKTGTMQGTEFQYRTRPTGPAPFDADEIIRIREGQMQLTPLELPASLKRGNPALEGSA; encoded by the coding sequence ATGGCGATAGCTCAACCCCCAGGATCAGGTGGAGCCTCGGCAACACCAGGTTCCTCAGCCCCTTTCGTGAATCCGCAAAAGGGCCTGCCTGATAACGTCTTTCTCACCACGCTCAATGCCGCCTCAAGCTGGGCAAGAAAGAACAGCCTTTGGCCGATGCCTTTTGCCACAGCCTGTTGTGGGATCGAGCTGATGGCCACTGCCTCATCCCGGCATGACCTGGCTCGCTTCGGTGCTGAAGTCATGCGATTTTCGCCCCGCCAGTGCGACCTGATGATTGTCGCTGGTCGCGTCGCCATGAAGATGATGCCTGTTCTGCAACGCATCTGGCTGCAAATGCCCGAACCCAAGTGGTGCATCTCGATGGGCGCCTGTGCCTGTACGGGTGGAGTTTTCGATACTTATGCTGTCGTGCAGGGAATTGACCGCTTTATTCCGGTCGATCTTTATGTTCCTGGCTGCCCACCACGCCCGGAACAGTTGATTGCCGGAATCATGCAGATTCAGGATCTGGTGCAGAAGACGGGAACCATGCAGGGGACGGAATTCCAGTATCGAACTCGACCAACGGGCCCCGCTCCGTTCGATGCCGATGAGATTATCCGGATTCGAGAAGGTCAGATGCAGCTCACTCCACTGGAGCTCCCCGCATCGTTGAAAAGGGGGAATCCAGCTCTTGAGGGGTCTGCTTAA
- the nuoD gene encoding NADH dehydrogenase (quinone) subunit D, with product MPVVASSLHPATSRNAAGGPASSHAEAANSEYLWTLNFGPQHPATHTTLRLVLTLDGEKVVKAEPDIGYLHSGFEKLGESLDFNQYVTIVDRMNYISPLANEIAWHHTVEKLLGIEITPRCTYLRTILAELMRLHDHLLCVGAVALDLGAFTAFLYFFQQRELIYDIVEYASGQRFHTSYTRVGGVLFDVNNLWADKVRSFAKNFPKIHSEVDRLLTKNRIFVDRVKGVGVLSREDAINMGCTGPIARASGVVRDLRKDEPYLAYADLDFKIAASKNGDCYARYLVRMQEMLESIKIINQAIENIPAGPVNVELEGKSVLPSKPAVYRSIEGLIHHFEMIMPNRGFKVPVEELYACTESPNGELGFYIVADGEPRAYRARCRPPSFIHFATFQHLMPGYMLSDVPAILGSLNIIAAELDR from the coding sequence ATGCCCGTTGTTGCCTCTTCGCTCCACCCGGCGACGTCCCGCAATGCGGCTGGCGGGCCGGCCTCATCACATGCCGAAGCGGCGAATTCTGAATATTTATGGACGCTGAACTTCGGGCCTCAGCATCCAGCCACTCACACCACGCTCCGACTGGTTCTGACGCTCGATGGGGAAAAGGTCGTTAAGGCCGAACCCGATATTGGTTATCTCCACAGTGGTTTTGAAAAACTGGGGGAATCACTCGATTTCAATCAGTATGTCACCATTGTTGACCGCATGAATTACATCTCGCCACTGGCGAATGAAATTGCCTGGCACCATACCGTCGAAAAACTGCTCGGTATCGAGATCACTCCCCGCTGTACTTATCTGCGGACAATCCTTGCCGAGCTGATGCGTCTGCATGACCACCTGTTGTGTGTGGGCGCTGTGGCCCTCGACCTGGGAGCATTTACTGCCTTTCTGTATTTCTTCCAGCAGCGGGAATTGATTTACGACATTGTGGAATATGCCTCAGGCCAGCGATTTCACACAAGCTACACCCGTGTCGGTGGTGTGCTTTTCGACGTGAATAACTTATGGGCCGATAAGGTTCGCTCATTCGCGAAGAACTTCCCCAAGATTCACAGCGAAGTGGATCGTCTGCTGACGAAGAATCGCATTTTTGTGGATCGAGTCAAAGGTGTGGGTGTTCTTTCCCGCGAAGACGCCATCAACATGGGCTGTACTGGCCCTATTGCCCGCGCCTCTGGTGTGGTGCGGGACCTGCGAAAAGATGAACCCTACCTGGCGTATGCTGATCTCGATTTCAAGATCGCTGCCTCTAAAAATGGCGATTGCTATGCCCGCTATTTAGTCCGTATGCAGGAAATGCTCGAGAGCATCAAAATTATTAACCAGGCGATTGAAAACATCCCCGCAGGCCCGGTGAATGTCGAGTTGGAGGGGAAGTCCGTTCTTCCTTCCAAACCCGCTGTCTATCGAAGTATTGAAGGTTTGATCCACCACTTTGAAATGATTATGCCCAATCGCGGCTTCAAAGTTCCGGTGGAAGAGCTTTACGCCTGTACGGAATCTCCCAATGGGGAATTGGGTTTTTATATAGTCGCCGATGGAGAACCGCGTGCCTATCGGGCTCGATGCCGGCCACCCTCGTTCATCCACTTTGCGACATTCCAGCACCTGATGCCGGGCTATATGCTCAGCGATGTGCCAGCCATTCTGGGTAGTTTGAATATCATTGCTGCGGAGTTGGATCGATGA
- a CDS encoding NADH-quinone oxidoreductase subunit C — MDFAALNEHLGGVLKSESFRDNTRLIVPAAQLDDLMSHLKHHLGFDMLSDVTCCDYLEYPGATDRYGVIYVVVNTKTRERLVVKTFVNDPSPTLPSMYRHWKTADWTEREVYDLFGIHFAGHPNLQRILCPPEFESHALRKDYPLKGRGERHNFPVITRAES, encoded by the coding sequence GTGGACTTCGCAGCACTCAATGAGCATTTGGGCGGTGTCCTGAAATCGGAATCTTTCCGAGACAACACACGCCTGATCGTCCCGGCAGCTCAACTCGATGATCTCATGTCTCACCTCAAACATCACCTGGGGTTCGACATGCTCAGTGATGTCACCTGCTGTGATTACCTGGAGTACCCCGGTGCCACAGATCGCTATGGCGTCATCTATGTCGTGGTGAACACCAAGACTCGAGAGCGGCTTGTCGTCAAAACTTTCGTGAATGATCCATCGCCCACTTTGCCCTCCATGTACCGCCACTGGAAAACTGCAGACTGGACGGAACGCGAAGTTTATGACCTGTTTGGCATTCACTTCGCCGGCCACCCGAATCTGCAGCGAATCCTTTGCCCCCCTGAGTTTGAAAGCCACGCACTCCGCAAAGATTACCCGCTTAAAGGGCGTGGAGAACGACATAACTTCCCGGTGATCACCAGAGCCGAAAGTTAA
- a CDS encoding NADH-quinone oxidoreductase subunit NuoE family protein: MTVLSDDLRARIVAEFPKYPNKRAVTLPALHLVHDELRHVSTGAIEEIAELLELHPSEVHDTMTFYQFFRTEENPLGKHRVWVCRSISCGLRGGEELLAHMCEKLHVTPGGTTEDGKITLEFAECLGVCDGAPCVLVDEDCVHNVTHEMADKLISELKA, from the coding sequence ATGACGGTACTTTCGGATGATTTACGGGCACGCATTGTTGCGGAGTTTCCGAAATACCCGAACAAGCGGGCGGTCACTCTCCCAGCGCTGCATTTAGTGCATGATGAACTCCGCCATGTTTCGACGGGTGCGATCGAAGAAATTGCAGAACTTCTCGAACTGCACCCCTCCGAAGTTCATGACACGATGACGTTCTACCAATTCTTCCGTACGGAAGAAAATCCATTGGGCAAGCATCGCGTGTGGGTTTGTCGGAGTATCAGTTGTGGTCTGCGCGGCGGCGAAGAACTTCTCGCTCACATGTGCGAGAAACTCCACGTCACGCCAGGCGGCACTACAGAGGATGGCAAGATCACACTCGAGTTCGCGGAATGCCTCGGCGTCTGCGATGGGGCTCCCTGTGTTCTGGTCGATGAAGACTGTGTCCACAACGTCACTCATGAAATGGCAGATAAACTGATTAGTGAATTGAAGGCATAG